In Frondihabitans sp. PAMC 28766, a genomic segment contains:
- a CDS encoding Gfo/Idh/MocA family protein — MSNSPAPLKVAVVGAGMMGADHVSHITQRISGAEVVAVVDPDTARATAAAATAPGAVTFASFEEALAGTEIDAVIIATPGFLHEPVILPALEKGLAILSEKPLSDTVESSLRIIEAEQKLDRPHIQVGFMRRFDKGYNELRDLVKSGDNGALLALHCAHRNPSTPPNYSESALITDSVIHEIDTVPFIVGEPIVSVEVKKPRRNSLAPDGLLDPQFVLLETVSGVLAIVEINVNVQFGYQVTTDAVFESGVASIGRAETVSIASAGRIGQSVTPSFKERFGAAYDVEVQRWVDAAHKGEIDGPSAWDGYLASVVADAGVLAQQSGKKEPVVYALEKPAFYESAASGAESLASA, encoded by the coding sequence ATGAGCAACTCCCCCGCTCCCCTCAAGGTCGCCGTCGTCGGCGCCGGCATGATGGGCGCCGACCACGTCAGCCACATCACTCAGCGCATCTCGGGTGCCGAGGTGGTCGCCGTCGTCGACCCCGACACCGCCCGGGCCACGGCCGCTGCCGCCACCGCCCCCGGCGCCGTGACTTTCGCCTCGTTCGAGGAAGCCCTCGCCGGCACCGAGATCGACGCCGTGATCATCGCGACGCCCGGGTTCCTCCACGAACCCGTGATCCTGCCGGCTCTCGAGAAGGGTCTCGCGATCCTGTCCGAGAAGCCCCTCAGCGACACCGTCGAGTCGAGCCTCCGCATCATCGAGGCCGAGCAGAAGCTCGACCGCCCGCACATCCAGGTCGGCTTCATGCGCCGCTTCGACAAGGGCTACAACGAGCTGCGCGACCTCGTGAAGTCGGGCGACAACGGCGCCCTTCTCGCGCTGCACTGCGCGCACCGCAACCCGTCGACGCCGCCGAACTACTCGGAGTCCGCTCTGATCACCGACTCGGTGATCCACGAGATCGACACCGTGCCGTTCATCGTCGGCGAGCCCATCGTCTCGGTCGAGGTCAAGAAGCCGCGCCGCAACTCGCTCGCACCCGACGGCCTGCTCGACCCGCAGTTCGTGCTGCTCGAGACCGTCTCGGGTGTGCTCGCGATCGTCGAGATCAACGTCAACGTGCAGTTCGGCTACCAGGTCACGACCGATGCCGTCTTCGAGAGCGGAGTCGCCTCGATCGGCCGAGCCGAGACCGTCTCCATCGCCTCCGCCGGTCGCATCGGCCAGAGCGTCACCCCCTCGTTCAAGGAGCGCTTCGGTGCCGCCTACGACGTCGAGGTGCAGCGCTGGGTCGACGCCGCCCACAAGGGCGAGATCGACGGCCCGTCGGCCTGGGACGGCTACCTCGCGTCGGTCGTCGCCGACGCCGGTGTGCTCGCGCAGCAGTCCGGCAAGAAGGAGCCCGTCGTCTACGCGCTCGAGAAGCCGGCCTTCTACGAGAGTGCTGCCTCGGGCGCCGAGTCGCTCGCCTCGGCCTGA
- a CDS encoding transaldolase family protein, translating into MTSTLATASVTGDGADPRPSTLRAAQDTPTSLWNDSADPRELSTSITEFGAVGATCNPVIALTCIKNDPETWIPRIRELAAEFPTAGESELGWKAVEELSIGAAKLLEPAFEASGGRNGRLSMQTDPRLHRDKDALVAQARYFSGLAKNIIVKIPATKLGIEAMEEAVYQGVSINATVSFTVPQAVAVGEALERGLARRKAEGVPADANPDKTEFGNVVTIMGGRLDDWLKVVVKRDKIMIDPGYLEWAGVAALKKAHHVFTERGYSSRVLSAGFRNYMQWSELVGGDLVVSPPFQWQVDINANDIPAENRIDVPVDPGVIAALRAKVPDFTRAYDVDGMEPHEFERFGASVTTLRQFLDADAQLDALVRDIIVPPN; encoded by the coding sequence ATGACATCGACACTGGCCACCGCCTCCGTCACCGGTGACGGAGCAGACCCGCGGCCCAGCACCCTCCGTGCCGCCCAGGACACACCCACGAGCCTCTGGAACGACTCGGCCGACCCCCGCGAGCTCAGCACGTCGATCACCGAGTTCGGCGCCGTCGGCGCCACCTGCAACCCCGTGATCGCACTGACGTGCATCAAGAACGACCCCGAGACCTGGATCCCGCGTATTCGCGAGCTGGCGGCCGAGTTCCCGACCGCGGGCGAGTCCGAGCTCGGCTGGAAGGCCGTCGAAGAGCTCTCGATCGGCGCCGCAAAGTTGCTCGAGCCGGCCTTCGAGGCCTCGGGTGGCCGCAACGGCCGCTTGTCGATGCAGACCGATCCGCGCTTGCACCGCGACAAAGACGCTCTCGTCGCGCAGGCCAGGTACTTCTCCGGCCTCGCCAAGAACATCATCGTCAAGATCCCGGCGACGAAGCTCGGCATCGAGGCGATGGAAGAGGCCGTCTATCAGGGCGTCTCGATCAACGCGACCGTCTCGTTCACGGTGCCGCAGGCCGTCGCCGTCGGTGAGGCCCTCGAGCGCGGGCTCGCCCGACGCAAGGCCGAGGGCGTTCCGGCTGACGCGAACCCCGACAAGACGGAGTTCGGCAACGTCGTCACGATCATGGGCGGCCGTCTCGACGACTGGCTCAAGGTGGTCGTCAAGCGCGACAAGATCATGATCGACCCCGGCTACCTCGAGTGGGCGGGCGTCGCAGCGCTCAAGAAGGCGCACCACGTCTTCACCGAGCGCGGCTACTCGTCGCGGGTGCTGTCGGCGGGCTTCCGCAACTACATGCAGTGGTCCGAGCTGGTGGGCGGCGACCTCGTCGTCTCGCCGCCGTTCCAGTGGCAGGTCGACATCAACGCCAACGACATCCCGGCCGAGAACCGCATCGACGTCCCTGTCGATCCCGGGGTCATCGCCGCGCTTCGCGCCAAGGTGCCCGACTTCACCCGGGCCTACGACGTCGACGGCATGGAGCCGCACGAGTTCGAACGCTTCGGCGCCTCGGTGACGACCCTGCGCCAGTTCCTCGACGCCGACGCCCAACTCGATGCACTCGTCCGCGACATCATCGTGCCGCCCAACTAG
- the iolC gene encoding 5-dehydro-2-deoxygluconokinase — MTQTDIRAPFDVVTMGRVGVDIYPQQVGMHLEDVESFSKSVGGSATNVAIAAGRYGRRSAVITRTGDDPFGRYVVRELKRLGVATDFISTIAGLKTPVTFCEIFPPDDFPLYFYRAPKAPDLMITAKSLDLAAIEQARVFWTTVTGLSEEPSRQAHHIAYEARGRRPLTILDLDYRPMFWSSPEVATREVARALEHVTVAVGNREECEVAVGETDPYRAADALLERGVELAIVKQGPKGVLAKTADETIEVPAHLVKVVNGLGSGDGFGGALIHGLIEGWSLDTVLRFANAAGGIVATRFECSTAMPTAAEVEAVLEEALHV; from the coding sequence ATGACTCAGACAGACATCAGAGCACCGTTCGACGTCGTGACCATGGGTCGCGTCGGGGTCGACATCTATCCGCAGCAGGTCGGGATGCACCTCGAGGACGTCGAGTCGTTCAGCAAGTCGGTGGGCGGCAGCGCGACGAACGTCGCCATCGCAGCCGGGCGGTACGGCCGTCGCAGCGCCGTCATCACGCGCACCGGCGACGACCCGTTCGGGCGCTACGTCGTCCGCGAGCTCAAGCGCCTGGGCGTCGCCACCGACTTCATCTCGACGATCGCCGGTCTCAAGACGCCGGTGACCTTCTGCGAGATCTTCCCGCCCGACGACTTCCCGCTCTACTTCTACCGGGCCCCGAAGGCCCCCGACCTCATGATCACGGCCAAGTCGCTCGACCTCGCCGCCATCGAGCAGGCCCGGGTGTTCTGGACGACGGTCACCGGGCTCTCCGAGGAGCCGAGCCGCCAGGCCCATCACATCGCCTACGAGGCTCGAGGCCGTCGCCCGCTCACGATCCTGGATCTCGATTACCGACCGATGTTCTGGTCGTCGCCCGAGGTCGCCACCCGCGAGGTCGCCCGTGCTCTCGAGCACGTCACCGTCGCCGTGGGCAACCGCGAAGAGTGCGAGGTGGCGGTCGGCGAGACCGACCCGTATCGCGCCGCCGACGCGCTTCTCGAACGCGGCGTCGAGCTCGCCATCGTCAAGCAGGGCCCCAAGGGCGTGCTCGCCAAGACGGCCGACGAGACCATCGAGGTGCCGGCCCACCTGGTCAAGGTCGTGAACGGCCTCGGATCGGGTGACGGCTTCGGTGGTGCGCTCATCCACGGCCTCATCGAGGGCTGGAGCCTCGACACCGTCCTGCGCTTCGCGAACGCGGCCGGCGGCATCGTCGCCACCCGCTTCGAGTGCTCCACCGCCATGCCGACGGCCGCCGAGGTCGAAGCAGTGCTGGAGGAGGCCCTTCATGTCTGA
- a CDS encoding sugar phosphate isomerase/epimerase family protein yields the protein MKIALDPTPFHHDYSLLEFPQKVRDLGYDHLQLTPHKDFIPFYRHPKADDDLVDAFAAACTKAGVSIASVLPVLRWSSPVEAERLAAVKQWKRVIEITSRLGVELINTEFSGRPELSEESERAFYWSMEELLPLFEREGIRVLIDPHPDDFVEDGLEAVRVIRGLNSKLVGMAFVACHTFHYGDQSDAIFEAAGQSIGLVHIADTYDHHRSHGLRYITNPPGNPARVHQHLPIGRADVDWDQFFGGLGGLGFWDRDDTVAVSSVFAEDENADEVSRYQLAEIKRRAGLV from the coding sequence GTGAAAATCGCCCTCGACCCCACCCCGTTCCACCACGACTACTCGCTGCTCGAGTTTCCGCAGAAGGTCCGTGACCTCGGATACGACCACCTGCAGCTCACGCCGCACAAAGACTTCATCCCGTTCTACCGCCACCCGAAAGCCGACGACGACCTCGTCGACGCCTTCGCCGCGGCGTGCACGAAGGCCGGAGTCTCCATCGCATCGGTGCTGCCGGTGCTGCGGTGGTCGAGCCCCGTCGAGGCCGAGCGCCTCGCCGCCGTCAAGCAGTGGAAGCGCGTGATCGAGATCACCTCTCGGCTAGGCGTCGAGCTCATCAACACCGAGTTCAGCGGCCGGCCGGAGCTCTCGGAAGAGAGCGAGCGGGCGTTCTACTGGTCGATGGAGGAGCTGCTGCCGCTGTTCGAGCGCGAGGGCATCCGCGTGCTGATCGACCCGCATCCTGACGACTTCGTCGAAGACGGCCTCGAGGCGGTCCGCGTGATTCGCGGGCTCAACTCCAAGCTGGTCGGCATGGCCTTCGTGGCGTGCCACACCTTCCACTACGGCGACCAGAGCGACGCGATCTTCGAGGCCGCCGGCCAGTCGATCGGGCTCGTGCACATCGCCGACACGTACGACCACCACCGGTCGCACGGCCTCCGCTACATCACCAACCCGCCCGGCAACCCGGCTCGCGTGCACCAGCACCTGCCGATCGGCCGTGCCGACGTCGACTGGGACCAGTTCTTCGGCGGCCTCGGCGGTTTGGGCTTCTGGGATCGCGACGACACGGTCGCGGTCTCGAGCGTCTTCGCCGAAGACGAGAACGCCGACGAGGTGTCGCGCTACCAGCTGGCCGAGATCAAGCGTCGAGCCGGCCTCGTCTGA
- a CDS encoding tautomerase family protein, whose product MPLVRIDVTLGRTEGELRQVADAIHEAIVEVYGIPPRDRFQIVNELPTGRIIAQDAGLGFERTGDVVMIQIFTQRGRSDETKAALYDRIANGLAGIGVKGENVFIGYVENGPQDWSFGFGVAQYMTGELGVPQV is encoded by the coding sequence ATGCCTCTCGTTCGCATCGACGTCACTCTGGGCCGCACCGAAGGAGAGCTTCGGCAGGTCGCCGACGCTATCCACGAAGCCATCGTCGAGGTCTACGGCATCCCCCCGCGCGACCGCTTCCAAATCGTCAACGAGCTGCCCACCGGCCGCATCATCGCGCAGGATGCAGGGCTCGGCTTCGAGCGCACCGGCGACGTCGTCATGATCCAGATCTTCACCCAGCGCGGGCGCTCCGACGAGACGAAGGCGGCCCTCTACGACCGCATCGCCAACGGTCTCGCCGGAATCGGCGTCAAGGGCGAGAACGTCTTCATCGGCTACGTCGAGAACGGCCCGCAGGATTGGTCGTTCGGCTTCGGCGTCGCCCAGTACATGACCGGCGAGCTCGGCGTCCCGCAGGTCTGA
- a CDS encoding GntR family transcriptional regulator has translation MTAQIAGELPPDLFFDLDRTGPIPLYFQVAQRIEEAIATGTIPAGARLENEVALGERLGLSRPTIRRALQELVDKGLLVRRRGIGTQVVHGPVNRNVELTSLFDDLASGGQRPSTRVLEQRIVPADESVAEDLGLAVGEEVTRLRRLRLADDVPIGLLENYLPTTVADLEGQDLAATGLYQILRAQGVVMRVAKQRIGARAARDDEASLLEIDENGAVLTMSRTAYDASGRAVEVGHHIYRPDRYSFSITLVEK, from the coding sequence ATGACAGCTCAGATCGCCGGCGAACTCCCGCCCGACCTCTTCTTCGATCTCGACCGGACGGGGCCGATCCCGCTCTACTTCCAGGTCGCTCAGCGCATCGAGGAGGCCATCGCGACCGGCACGATCCCGGCCGGCGCACGCCTCGAGAACGAGGTTGCCCTCGGCGAGCGGCTCGGCCTCTCGCGCCCCACCATCCGCCGCGCTCTGCAAGAGCTCGTCGACAAGGGCCTGCTCGTGCGCCGCCGCGGCATCGGCACGCAGGTCGTGCACGGGCCGGTCAACCGCAACGTCGAGCTCACCAGCCTCTTCGACGACCTCGCCAGCGGCGGGCAGCGCCCCTCGACGCGCGTGCTCGAGCAGCGGATCGTCCCGGCCGACGAGTCGGTGGCCGAAGACCTCGGCCTCGCCGTGGGCGAGGAGGTCACGCGTCTGCGCCGCCTGCGGCTCGCCGACGACGTGCCGATCGGCTTGCTCGAGAACTACCTGCCGACGACCGTGGCCGACCTCGAGGGGCAGGATCTCGCGGCGACCGGTCTCTACCAGATCCTGCGCGCGCAGGGGGTCGTCATGCGCGTCGCCAAGCAGCGCATCGGCGCCCGGGCCGCCCGCGACGACGAGGCTTCGCTGCTCGAGATCGACGAGAACGGCGCGGTGCTCACGATGAGCCGCACCGCCTACGACGCCTCCGGCCGCGCGGTCGAGGTCGGGCACCACATCTACCGCCCCGACCGCTATTCGTTCAGCATCACCCTCGTCGAGAAGTAG
- the iolD gene encoding 3D-(3,5/4)-trihydroxycyclohexane-1,2-dione acylhydrolase (decyclizing), giving the protein MTTTRQQQTKKLTVGQALIEFLANQWTVDGDIRERTIPGVFGIFGHGNVAGVGQALKQYHETDPGLMPYHQARNEQAMVHQSVGYARMHRRRATYASTASVGPGAANLLTGAALATANRLPALLLPSDTFATRVSDPVLQQMEHPHDTSLQVSDAFRPLSRFFDRVERPEQLFSIALAAMRVLTDPAETGAVTIALPEDVQAEEIDVPVEFLQPREWHIRRPLPEKGPLARAVEAIENAKRPFIVAGGGVLYSGAEDELRQFAEATGIPVGTSQAGGGALLWDHAQNLGGVGATGTLASNDLAAEADVVIGIGTRYSDFTTASRTAFQDPDVKFVNINVQSFDAYKHGSQLPIVADARETLSALLDALADFHVDEAYAQRIASEKAKWDDLVDESFLPSHLALPGQSEIIGAVQAASDPTDVVVQAAGSLPGDLHKLWRVRDALGYHVEYAFSTMGYEIAGGLGVKRGAPERDVIVMVGDGSYLMLHTELVTAVAEGIKIIVVLIQNQGYASIGHLSETVGSERFGTLYRKFDEAHQDFQGSEILPVDLAANARSYGIDVIEIDPSAEVDAIDALSAAMATAKASTTSTLIHINSDPLIYAPDGAGWWDVPVAQVSAIESTRKAREQYVVEQAKQRPLLG; this is encoded by the coding sequence ATGACGACAACGCGCCAGCAGCAGACCAAAAAACTCACCGTCGGGCAGGCCCTGATCGAGTTCCTCGCGAACCAGTGGACGGTCGACGGCGACATCCGCGAGCGCACCATCCCCGGCGTGTTCGGCATCTTCGGCCACGGCAACGTGGCCGGCGTCGGCCAGGCGCTCAAGCAGTACCACGAGACCGACCCGGGTCTCATGCCCTACCACCAGGCCCGCAACGAGCAGGCGATGGTGCACCAGTCGGTGGGCTACGCACGCATGCACCGCCGCCGTGCGACCTACGCGTCGACGGCCTCGGTGGGCCCCGGCGCCGCCAACCTCCTGACGGGCGCGGCGCTGGCCACAGCGAACCGCCTGCCGGCTCTGCTGCTGCCGAGCGACACCTTCGCGACCCGCGTGTCCGACCCGGTGCTGCAGCAGATGGAGCACCCGCACGACACGAGCCTGCAGGTGAGCGACGCCTTCCGCCCGCTCTCGCGCTTCTTCGACCGCGTCGAGCGCCCCGAGCAGCTCTTCTCGATCGCCCTCGCGGCCATGCGCGTGCTCACCGACCCCGCCGAGACCGGCGCGGTGACGATCGCCCTGCCCGAAGACGTCCAGGCCGAAGAGATCGACGTCCCCGTCGAGTTCCTGCAGCCCCGCGAGTGGCACATCCGCCGCCCGCTGCCCGAGAAGGGCCCGCTGGCCCGAGCGGTCGAGGCCATCGAGAACGCCAAGCGCCCCTTCATCGTCGCCGGCGGCGGCGTGCTCTACTCGGGCGCCGAAGACGAGCTGCGCCAGTTCGCCGAGGCCACCGGCATCCCGGTCGGTACCTCGCAGGCCGGCGGCGGGGCCCTCCTGTGGGACCACGCCCAGAACCTCGGCGGCGTCGGCGCCACCGGCACTCTCGCGTCGAACGACCTGGCGGCCGAGGCCGACGTCGTGATCGGCATCGGCACGCGCTACAGCGACTTCACCACGGCGTCGCGAACCGCGTTCCAGGATCCTGACGTGAAATTCGTCAACATCAACGTGCAGTCGTTCGACGCCTACAAGCACGGCTCGCAGCTGCCGATCGTCGCCGACGCACGCGAGACCCTCTCGGCTCTGCTCGACGCCCTGGCCGACTTCCACGTCGACGAGGCCTACGCGCAGCGCATCGCGAGCGAGAAGGCGAAGTGGGACGACCTCGTCGACGAGAGCTTCCTCCCGTCGCACCTGGCGCTGCCCGGCCAGTCCGAGATCATCGGCGCCGTCCAGGCCGCGTCCGACCCGACCGACGTCGTGGTGCAGGCGGCAGGATCACTGCCGGGTGACCTCCACAAGCTCTGGCGTGTTCGCGACGCACTCGGCTACCACGTCGAGTACGCGTTCTCGACGATGGGCTACGAGATCGCCGGCGGCCTGGGCGTCAAGCGAGGCGCCCCCGAGCGCGACGTCATCGTGATGGTCGGCGACGGCAGCTACCTGATGCTGCACACCGAGCTCGTGACAGCAGTCGCCGAGGGCATCAAGATCATCGTGGTGCTGATCCAGAACCAGGGCTACGCGTCGATCGGCCATCTCTCCGAAACGGTCGGGTCGGAGCGCTTCGGCACTCTGTACCGCAAGTTCGACGAGGCTCACCAGGACTTCCAGGGCTCGGAGATCCTGCCGGTCGACCTGGCGGCGAACGCCCGGAGCTACGGCATCGACGTCATCGAGATCGACCCGTCGGCCGAGGTCGACGCGATCGACGCCCTGTCGGCCGCGATGGCCACGGCGAAGGCGTCGACCACGTCGACGTTGATCCACATCAACTCCGACCCCCTGATCTACGCGCCCGACGGTGCCGGCTGGTGGGACGTGCCGGTGGCACAGGTCTCCGCCATCGAGAGCACCCGGAAGGCGCGCGAGCAGTACGTCGTCGAGCAGGCCAAACAGCGCCCGCTGCTCGGCTGA
- a CDS encoding CoA-acylating methylmalonate-semialdehyde dehydrogenase, with the protein MTTTAPSTTSSSTEIPTITHWIDGKRVEGTSGRTSPVFDPALGIATKNVALASQEEIDTAIASAKAAFPKWRDLSITKRQQIMFKFRELVNERKGELAEILTAEHGKVISDSLGEIQRGLEVLELATGFPSIIKGDFSQQVSTGVDVYSTKSPLGVVGIISPFNFPVMVPMWFFPIAIAVGNTVVLKPSEKDPSSSIFLAELFKEAGLPDGVFTVLQGDKLAVDGLLNSPDVASISFVGSTPIAKYIYETASKNGKRVQALGGAKNHMLVLPDADMELVADSAINAGFGSAGERCMAISVLVAVGDVGDRVIPMIKERMSKLTIGDGRRNCDMGPLVTEVHRDKVASYVDIAIEDGAEVVVDGRGIEVDGAKDGFWFGPTLIDKVPLTSRVYTEEIFGPVLSIVRVDTYEEGVELINSGAFGNGTAIFTNDGGAARRFQNEIEVGMIGINVPIPVPVAYYSFGGFKDSIFGDSKAYGTQGFHFFTREKAITSRWSDPSHGGINLGFPQA; encoded by the coding sequence ATGACAACCACCGCCCCCTCGACGACCTCGAGCAGCACCGAGATCCCGACCATCACCCACTGGATCGACGGCAAGCGCGTCGAAGGCACCTCCGGCCGCACGAGCCCGGTCTTCGACCCCGCCCTCGGCATCGCGACGAAGAACGTCGCCCTCGCCAGCCAGGAGGAGATCGACACCGCGATCGCGTCGGCCAAGGCCGCCTTCCCGAAGTGGCGCGACCTCTCGATCACCAAGCGCCAGCAGATCATGTTCAAGTTCCGCGAGCTCGTCAACGAGCGCAAGGGCGAGCTGGCCGAGATCCTGACCGCCGAGCACGGCAAGGTCATCTCCGACTCCCTGGGCGAGATCCAGCGCGGCCTCGAGGTGCTGGAGCTCGCGACCGGCTTCCCGTCGATCATCAAGGGCGACTTCAGCCAGCAGGTCTCGACCGGCGTCGACGTCTACTCGACCAAGTCGCCACTGGGTGTCGTCGGCATCATCAGCCCCTTCAACTTCCCCGTCATGGTGCCGATGTGGTTCTTCCCCATCGCCATCGCGGTCGGCAACACCGTCGTGCTCAAGCCCAGCGAGAAAGACCCCTCGTCGAGCATCTTCCTCGCCGAGCTCTTCAAGGAGGCGGGCCTGCCGGACGGCGTGTTCACCGTCCTCCAGGGCGACAAGCTCGCCGTCGACGGTCTACTGAACAGCCCCGACGTCGCCAGCATCTCGTTCGTCGGCTCGACCCCGATCGCCAAGTACATCTACGAGACCGCATCGAAGAACGGCAAGCGCGTCCAGGCCCTCGGTGGCGCCAAGAACCACATGCTGGTCCTCCCCGACGCCGACATGGAGCTCGTCGCCGACTCCGCCATCAACGCCGGCTTCGGCTCGGCCGGTGAGCGCTGCATGGCGATCAGCGTGCTCGTCGCCGTCGGCGACGTGGGCGACAGGGTCATCCCGATGATCAAGGAGCGCATGTCGAAGCTCACCATCGGCGACGGCCGCCGCAACTGCGACATGGGCCCCCTCGTCACCGAGGTTCACCGCGACAAGGTCGCCTCGTACGTCGACATCGCCATCGAAGACGGCGCAGAGGTCGTCGTCGACGGCCGCGGCATCGAAGTCGACGGCGCGAAGGACGGCTTCTGGTTCGGCCCCACCCTCATCGACAAGGTGCCGCTCACGAGCCGCGTCTACACCGAAGAGATCTTCGGACCGGTGCTCAGCATCGTCCGCGTCGACACCTACGAAGAGGGCGTCGAGCTGATCAACTCCGGTGCGTTCGGCAACGGCACCGCGATCTTCACCAACGACGGCGGCGCCGCGCGTCGCTTCCAGAACGAGATCGAGGTCGGCATGATCGGTATCAACGTGCCGATCCCCGTCCCGGTCGCCTACTACTCGTTCGGTGGCTTCAAAGACTCGATCTTCGGCGACTCGAAGGCCTACGGCACGCAGGGCTTCCACTTCTTCACCCGCGAGAAGGCCATCACCTCGCGCTGGTCCGACCCGTCGCACGGCGGCATCAACCTCGGGTTCCCCCAGGCATGA
- a CDS encoding Gfo/Idh/MocA family oxidoreductase, giving the protein MDESQIVNSASARSLPESGAASLRFGIVGYGAGGKYFHAPFVKAARGIELVGVVARSADKKAQIIQDLPGVAVFDSLTDLLAAGVDAVTVTTPPATRRALVLEAVAAGVHVVADKPFAPSALSAVELAEAAEKAGVVLSVYHNRRFDADALTLKKVLDSGRLGDVWRFHSRFDLDDAVSLEAGPDGGLLRDLGSHIVDQAVWLFGDVDEVSAQLDWVDLPEGRTDAGFVVILKHANGVASYVSASKLNHVEKKQLLVYGADGSYESDGTDVQAQAIFAGRRPADDVEGWGYEAESRWGVLRTADGDEVVPSAQGSYVDFYEQFAAAVRGEGEAPSPARDGIRTLAVLDAARRSGEEGGWQPVADF; this is encoded by the coding sequence ATGGATGAATCGCAGATCGTGAACTCAGCTTCCGCCCGCTCTCTGCCAGAATCCGGCGCGGCGTCGCTCCGGTTCGGGATCGTCGGCTACGGCGCCGGCGGCAAGTACTTCCACGCCCCGTTCGTCAAGGCGGCACGGGGCATCGAGCTCGTCGGCGTCGTCGCGCGCTCGGCTGATAAGAAGGCGCAGATCATCCAGGATCTGCCCGGCGTCGCCGTCTTCGACAGCCTCACCGACCTCCTTGCCGCCGGGGTCGACGCCGTTACCGTCACCACCCCGCCGGCAACTCGCCGCGCGCTCGTCCTCGAGGCCGTCGCAGCCGGCGTGCACGTCGTCGCCGACAAGCCCTTCGCGCCCAGTGCTCTCTCTGCGGTCGAGCTCGCCGAGGCGGCCGAGAAGGCCGGCGTCGTGCTGTCCGTCTATCACAACCGCCGCTTCGACGCGGACGCCCTCACCCTGAAGAAGGTGCTCGACTCCGGTCGCCTCGGTGACGTCTGGCGCTTCCACTCCCGCTTCGACCTCGACGACGCCGTCTCTCTCGAGGCCGGCCCCGACGGCGGCCTGCTGCGCGACCTCGGATCGCACATCGTCGACCAGGCCGTGTGGCTCTTCGGCGACGTCGACGAGGTGTCGGCGCAGCTCGACTGGGTCGACCTGCCAGAGGGGCGGACGGATGCCGGCTTCGTCGTGATCCTGAAGCACGCGAACGGTGTGGCGTCGTACGTGTCGGCGTCGAAGCTCAACCACGTCGAGAAGAAGCAGCTGCTCGTCTACGGCGCCGACGGCAGCTACGAGTCGGACGGCACCGACGTGCAGGCCCAGGCGATCTTCGCCGGTCGACGCCCGGCCGACGACGTCGAGGGCTGGGGCTACGAAGCCGAGTCACGCTGGGGTGTGCTGCGCACGGCCGACGGCGACGAGGTCGTCCCGTCCGCGCAGGGCTCGTACGTCGACTTCTACGAGCAGTTTGCCGCGGCCGTCCGCGGCGAGGGCGAGGCGCCGTCCCCCGCGCGCGACGGCATCCGCACCCTCGCCGTGCTCGACGCGGCTCGTCGCAGCGGCGAGGAGGGCGGCTGGCAGCCCGTCGCCGACTTCTGA
- a CDS encoding sugar phosphate isomerase/epimerase, producing the protein MTTTLPATDLGIRIGTAPDSWGVWFPEHPSQIPWDRFLDEVEKAGYEWLELGPFGYLPTDPHQLEDELGKRNLKLSAGTVFTGFHKGDDQWQRAWDQALNVAGLSATLGAEQLVVIPDLWRSDATAEVLEARTLTNEQWDKLGAGHDKLGKALLEEFGIHQQFHTHADSHVGTYQETERFLAVTDQQYTNLCLDTGHFAYYGGDNVRLIEAYPERIGYLHLKQVDSDLRFTVLKNDIPFGDAVAMGVMVEPPKGIPELAPIIEAVAKLDPNIFGIVEQDMFPVESIDLPLGIATRTREHIFATSPYARVH; encoded by the coding sequence ATGACTACCACTCTCCCCGCGACCGACCTCGGAATCCGGATCGGCACCGCTCCTGACAGCTGGGGCGTCTGGTTCCCGGAGCACCCCAGCCAGATCCCGTGGGACCGCTTCCTCGACGAGGTCGAGAAGGCCGGCTACGAGTGGCTCGAGCTGGGCCCGTTCGGGTACCTGCCGACCGACCCGCACCAGCTCGAGGACGAGCTGGGCAAGCGCAACCTGAAGCTCTCGGCGGGCACCGTGTTCACGGGCTTCCACAAGGGCGACGATCAGTGGCAGCGCGCGTGGGACCAGGCGCTGAACGTCGCGGGTCTCTCGGCCACACTGGGCGCCGAGCAGCTCGTCGTGATCCCCGACCTGTGGCGCAGCGATGCGACGGCCGAGGTGCTCGAGGCGCGCACGCTGACGAACGAGCAGTGGGACAAGCTCGGCGCCGGCCACGACAAGCTCGGCAAGGCCCTGCTCGAGGAGTTCGGCATCCACCAGCAGTTCCACACCCACGCGGACAGCCATGTGGGCACGTACCAGGAGACCGAGCGCTTCCTCGCCGTCACCGACCAGCAGTACACGAACCTGTGCCTCGACACCGGCCACTTCGCGTACTACGGCGGCGACAACGTGCGCCTCATCGAGGCCTACCCCGAGCGCATCGGCTACCTGCACCTCAAACAGGTCGACTCCGACCTCCGCTTCACGGTGCTGAAGAACGACATCCCCTTCGGCGACGCCGTCGCGATGGGCGTCATGGTCGAGCCGCCGAAGGGCATCCCCGAGCTCGCCCCGATCATCGAGGCCGTCGCGAAGCTCGACCCGAACATCTTCGGCATCGTCGAGCAGGACATGTTCCCGGTCGAGTCGATCGACCTGCCGCTCGGCATCGCGACGCGCACGCGCGAGCACATCTTCGCGACTTCCCCGTACGCCCGGGTCCACTAA